One Solanum lycopersicum chromosome 4, SLM_r2.1 DNA window includes the following coding sequences:
- the LOC101255388 gene encoding protein CHROMATIN REMODELING 25 isoform X2, translating to MGAEGEALSASSDESLRVPEKDIDCVSNSGDDDDDDDEWNVASQTGTSSPDEDRKSQNVDALVRGNLIVKRQSLLPRVYSVTDAAANLRKPFKPPSSNGYSSSNEHLARRLCARKRFVPWGSTSPTLIAITNRLKAPEAAEIDVVEDNLELPPGVEPLVLWQPEEIVEEGYSLVPIIVDLLLVRFLRPHQREGVQFMFDCVSGALSSFNINGCILADDMGLGKTLQSITLLYTLLRQGFDGKPMVRKAIIATPTSLVSNWEAEINKWVGERVKLVALCESTRDDVVSGIESFINPHSNIQVLIVSYETFRMHSSKFSNSGSCDLLICDEAHRLKNDQTLTNRALASLACKRRVLLSGTPMQNDLEEFYAMVNFTNPGILGDAAHFRRYFETPIICGREPTATEEEKKLGSDRSAELSSKVNQFILRRTNALLSNHLPPKIIEVVCCKLTPLQSELYNHFIHSKNVKRAIAEEAKQSKILAYITALKKLCNHPKLIYDTIRGGSPGTSGFEDCIRFFPPEMFSGRCGSWTGGAGLWVELSGKMHVLARLLAQLRQKTDDRIVLVSNYTQTLDLFSQLCRERRYPFLRLDGTTSISKRQKLVNHFNDPAKDEFAFLLSSKAGGCGLNLIGGNRLVLFDPDWNPANDKQAAARVWRDGQKKRVYIYRFLSTGTIEEKVYQRQMSKEGLQKVIQQEQTDSDIQGNCLSAEDLRDLFTFHDSRSEIHEKMSCDRCQPDAMMPDDNIIADLHTQGHQPDQEDIGGFAGVAGCLHTLQSSERQELPRKRTWPVGVIIFPQNQYQM from the exons ATGGGGGCCGAAGGAGAGGCTCTTTCAGCATCGAGCGACGAATCCCTTAGAGTGCCAGAGAAGGACATCGATTGCGTATCTAATAGtggcgacgacgacgacgatgacgatgaatGGAATGTAGCATCTCAGACGGGTACCAGTTCGCCAGATGAAGACCGCAAATCGCAAAATGTTGATGCTCTTGTGAG GGGTAACCTTATTGTGAAAAGACAGTCACTACTTCCACGAGTCTATTCAGTGACAGATGCAGCAGCCAATCTCCGAAAGCCATTCAAACCTCCAAGCTCCAATGGTTACAGTAGTAGCAATGAGCATCTAGCTCGCCGTCTTTGTGCTCGTAAAAGGTTTGTGCCATGGGGTTCAACAAGTCCAACATTAATTGCTATTACAAACAGGCTGAAAGCTCCAGAAGCTGCTGAGATAGATGTGGTGGAAGACAATTTAGAACTGCCACCTGGTGTTGAACCTCTGGTGTTGTGGCAGCCTGAAGAAATTGTGGAGGAAGGCTATAGTTTAGTTCCTATAATTGTGGATCTGTTGCTTGTTAGGTTCCTTCGTCCTCATCAAAG GGAAGGGGTCCAGTTCATGTTTGACTGTGTGTCAGGTGCACTTAGTAGCTTCAACATTAATGGATGCATTTTAGCTGATGATATGgg TTTGGGGAAGACTCTGCAATCAATTACACTACTTTACACTCTTCTTCGCCAGGGATTTGATGGAAAACCTATGGTCAGGAAGGCAATAATTGCGACCCCTACTAGTCTTGTTAGTAATTGGGAGGCCGAAATCAATAAATGGGTTGGAGAAAGAGTTAAACTTGTTGCTTTATGTGAAAGCACCAGAGATGATGTTGTTTCTGGCATAGAAAGTTTTATCAATCCCCATAGTAATATACAG GTTTTAATTGTTTCCTATGAGACATTTCGGATGCATTCTTCAAAATTCAGTAATTCTGGATCATGCGACCTTCTCATATGTGATGAGGCTCACAGATTGAAAAATGATCAAACACTGACTAATCGA GCATTGGCTTCTCTAGCATGCAAACGCCGGGTTCTGCTATCAGGGACCCCAATGCAA AATGATCTAGAAGAGTTTTATGCCATGGTTAATTTCACGAATCCGGGTATCTTGGGTGATGCTGCACACTTCCGGCGTTATTTTGAG ACACCGATAATATGTGGTAGGGAACCGACTGCCACAGAGGAAGAGAAGAAACTAGGATCTGACCGATCTGCTGAACTGAGTTCCAAAGTTAATCAG TTTATTTTGAGGAGGACAAATGCGTTATTGTCAAACCACCTACCACCAAAG ATAATTGAAGTTGTTTGTTGCAAGCTGACACCGCTCCAGTCAGAGCTGTACAATCATTTTATACAttcaaaaaat GTGAAACGAGCTATCGCTGAAGAAGCAAAACAATCAAAAATCTTAGCTTACATAACAGCTCTGAAGAAGCTTTGCAATCATCCAAAG CTGATATACGACACAATAAGAGGTGGAAGTCCAGGGACATCTGGTTTTGAGGACTGCATCCGCTTTTTCCCTCCAGAAATGTTCTCTGGAAG GTGTGGCTCATGGACGGGTGGCGCTGGGTTGTGGGTTGAACTTTCAGGGAAAATGCATGTCTTAGCCCGGCTACTGGCTCAACTTCGTCAGAAAACAGATGATAGGATTGTTTTGGTTTCCAACTACACACAG ACACTGGACCTTTTCTCTCAATTATGCCGTGAAAGGAGATATCCCTTCTTAAGACTTGATGGAACTACATCAATTAGTAAAAGACAGAAGCTAGTTAATCATTTCAATGATCCAGCAAAG GATGAGTTTGCATTTCTGTTGAGCAGCAAGGCTGGAGGTTGCGGTCTTAATTTGATTGGTGGGAACCGTTTGGTTTTATTTGATCCTGACTGGAATCCAGCCAATGACAAACAG GCTGCTGCAAGAGTCTGGAGAGATGGACAAAAGAAGAGGGTCTACATCTATAGGTTTTTGAGTACTGGAACTATTGAAGAAAAG GTTTACCAGCGTCAGATGTCAAAGGAAGGTCTTCAGAAAGTTATTCAGCAGGAACAAACAGATTCTGATATCCAG GGAAACTGTCTCTCAGCAGAAGACCTGCGGGACCTGTTCACATTTCATGATAGTAG GTCTGAGATTCATGAAAAAATGAGCTGCGACCGCTGTCAACCAGATGCAATGATGCCAGATGACAACATCATAGCTGACTTGCACACTCAGGGTCATCAGCCTGATCAAGAGGATATTGGGGGGTTTGCAGGTGTAGCTGGTTGCTTGCATACATTACAAAGCTCAGAGAGGCAG GAGCTCCCAAGGAAGAGGACTTGGCCAGTTGGGGTCATCATTTTTCCCCAAAATCAGTACCAGATGTAA
- the LOC101250011 gene encoding seipin-1 — protein MISMEEKNEQEEEYNEDELLKNNNSSVQNSSSSNWFIKMLSSQAEIITTVFISLVSPIFYILSFANIFEEEEESEKKVSVAVHVVATVSSKLLHGVALLLKKFGAGILGAAYVAIVLISLLMVSGILGFGFVRMWMEEPVILREPLYFDYADGNPKAVFSFGGGYDNDAGVPLGHTMYVSLFLLMPESDFNRDIGVFQLVAESLSKEGLVMATSSHPCMLRFRSLPIRLMREFIMSVPLVLGLTAETQTIVVTMLKHKEGLPRTEAIRITMIPRAGTFGLPQLYQSQIILKSQPPWYKNLVYKWKWTISVWASMYMYATLLVILLSWCRPLVFPVIATSFMTSADVNSTAEAPEEPQEEGREESDVSESVRRWRQSRRKRKAMLQQSVSPEFADDSASSISITREDTADSSE, from the exons ATGATTTCCatggaagaaaaaaatgagCAAGAGGAAGAATACAATGAAGATGAACTACTAAAGAACAACAATTCATCAGTTCAAAACTCATCATCATCAAATTGGTTCATAAAAATGCTATCTTCACAAGCAGAAATCATCACAACTGTTTTCATTTCACTAGTTTCCCCAATTTTCTACATCCTCTCTTTTGCTAATatctttgaagaagaagaagaaagtgaaaAGAAAGTCTCTGTAGCTGTACATGTTGTAGCTACAGTTTCTTCGAAGTTACTTCATGGAGTTGCTCTGCTGCTAAAGAAATTTGGGGCTGGAATTCTTGGAGCTGCTTACGTTGCTATAGTTTTGATAAGTTTGTTGATGGTTTCGGGGATTTTGGGATTTGGGTTCGTGAGGATGTGGATGGAAGAACCTGTGATTTTGAGAGAACCGTTGTATTTTGATTATGCAGATGGGAATCCAAAGgctgttttttcttttggtggAGGTTATGATAATGATGCTGGTGTGCCTCTTGGGCATACAATGTATGTTTCTTTGTTTCTACTAATGCCTGAATCTGATTTCAATAGAGACATTGGTGTTTTCCAG TTGGTTGCAGAATCATTATCAAAAGAGGGGTTGGTAATGGCGACATCAAGTCATCCATGTATGTTACGATTCAGGAGTTTGCCGATCCGTCTGATGCGCGAATTTATAATGAGTGTGCCCCTAGTACTTGGACTTACTGCTGAAACGCAAACGATTGTTGTTACGATGTTAAAGCATAAGGAAGGTCTTCCAAGGACAGAAGCAATCAGAATAACTATGATACCTCGAGCCGGAACGTTCGGTCTGCCCCAACTTTATCAATCACAGATCATATTGAAATCTCAGCCTCCTTGGTATAAAAACTTGGTTTACAAGTGGAAATGGACAATATCTGTCTGGGCTTCAATGTACATGTATGCCACTCTGCTAGTTATTCTCCTCAGCTGGTGCAGACCGCTCGTCTTTCCAGTGATTGCGACAAGCTTTATGACTAGTGCTGATGTGAATTCAACAGCAGAAGCACCGGAAGAACCACAGGAGGAAGGTCGAGAAGAAAGTGATGTGTCCGAGTCAGTTAGAAGATGGCGCCAGAGCAGAAGAAAGAGGAAGGCCATGCTTCAACAGAGCGTGTCACCGGAGTTTGCAGATGATTCTGCATCAAGCATTTCCATAACTAGGGAAGACACAGCTGATTCAAGCGAGTGA
- the LOC101255388 gene encoding protein CHROMATIN REMODELING 25 isoform X1, whose translation MGAEGEALSASSDESLRVPEKDIDCVSNSGDDDDDDDEWNVASQTGTSSPDEDRKSQNVDALVRGNLIVKRQSLLPRVYSVTDAAANLRKPFKPPSSNGYSSSNEHLARRLCARKRFVPWGSTSPTLIAITNRLKAPEAAEIDVVEDNLELPPGVEPLVLWQPEEIVEEGYSLVPIIVDLLLVRFLRPHQREGVQFMFDCVSGALSSFNINGCILADDMGLGKTLQSITLLYTLLRQGFDGKPMVRKAIIATPTSLVSNWEAEINKWVGERVKLVALCESTRDDVVSGIESFINPHSNIQVLIVSYETFRMHSSKFSNSGSCDLLICDEAHRLKNDQTLTNRALASLACKRRVLLSGTPMQNDLEEFYAMVNFTNPGILGDAAHFRRYFETPIICGREPTATEEEKKLGSDRSAELSSKVNQFILRRTNALLSNHLPPKIIEVVCCKLTPLQSELYNHFIHSKNVKRAIAEEAKQSKILAYITALKKLCNHPKLIYDTIRGGSPGTSGFEDCIRFFPPEMFSGRCGSWTGGAGLWVELSGKMHVLARLLAQLRQKTDDRIVLVSNYTQTLDLFSQLCRERRYPFLRLDGTTSISKRQKLVNHFNDPAKDEFAFLLSSKAGGCGLNLIGGNRLVLFDPDWNPANDKQAAARVWRDGQKKRVYIYRFLSTGTIEEKVYQRQMSKEGLQKVIQQEQTDSDIQGNCLSAEDLRDLFTFHDSRSEIHEKMSCDRCQPDAMMPDDNIIADLHTQGHQPDQEDIGGFAGVAGCLHTLQSSERQIGAPKEEDLASWGHHFSPKSVPDVIFQSAAGDEVSFVFTCQVDGKLVPVESTVKSKQEVENRDSPHFKEMLMRKATFSSPRQTPSLKTLSSSKLSSEKENSFPKQDLILQAQSQALSASTPSGTSMSTFPAFFKPLQKPRSKLNKPLEDTKISEKSKLSSENLLPKKRLAPDYIYDDDFA comes from the exons ATGGGGGCCGAAGGAGAGGCTCTTTCAGCATCGAGCGACGAATCCCTTAGAGTGCCAGAGAAGGACATCGATTGCGTATCTAATAGtggcgacgacgacgacgatgacgatgaatGGAATGTAGCATCTCAGACGGGTACCAGTTCGCCAGATGAAGACCGCAAATCGCAAAATGTTGATGCTCTTGTGAG GGGTAACCTTATTGTGAAAAGACAGTCACTACTTCCACGAGTCTATTCAGTGACAGATGCAGCAGCCAATCTCCGAAAGCCATTCAAACCTCCAAGCTCCAATGGTTACAGTAGTAGCAATGAGCATCTAGCTCGCCGTCTTTGTGCTCGTAAAAGGTTTGTGCCATGGGGTTCAACAAGTCCAACATTAATTGCTATTACAAACAGGCTGAAAGCTCCAGAAGCTGCTGAGATAGATGTGGTGGAAGACAATTTAGAACTGCCACCTGGTGTTGAACCTCTGGTGTTGTGGCAGCCTGAAGAAATTGTGGAGGAAGGCTATAGTTTAGTTCCTATAATTGTGGATCTGTTGCTTGTTAGGTTCCTTCGTCCTCATCAAAG GGAAGGGGTCCAGTTCATGTTTGACTGTGTGTCAGGTGCACTTAGTAGCTTCAACATTAATGGATGCATTTTAGCTGATGATATGgg TTTGGGGAAGACTCTGCAATCAATTACACTACTTTACACTCTTCTTCGCCAGGGATTTGATGGAAAACCTATGGTCAGGAAGGCAATAATTGCGACCCCTACTAGTCTTGTTAGTAATTGGGAGGCCGAAATCAATAAATGGGTTGGAGAAAGAGTTAAACTTGTTGCTTTATGTGAAAGCACCAGAGATGATGTTGTTTCTGGCATAGAAAGTTTTATCAATCCCCATAGTAATATACAG GTTTTAATTGTTTCCTATGAGACATTTCGGATGCATTCTTCAAAATTCAGTAATTCTGGATCATGCGACCTTCTCATATGTGATGAGGCTCACAGATTGAAAAATGATCAAACACTGACTAATCGA GCATTGGCTTCTCTAGCATGCAAACGCCGGGTTCTGCTATCAGGGACCCCAATGCAA AATGATCTAGAAGAGTTTTATGCCATGGTTAATTTCACGAATCCGGGTATCTTGGGTGATGCTGCACACTTCCGGCGTTATTTTGAG ACACCGATAATATGTGGTAGGGAACCGACTGCCACAGAGGAAGAGAAGAAACTAGGATCTGACCGATCTGCTGAACTGAGTTCCAAAGTTAATCAG TTTATTTTGAGGAGGACAAATGCGTTATTGTCAAACCACCTACCACCAAAG ATAATTGAAGTTGTTTGTTGCAAGCTGACACCGCTCCAGTCAGAGCTGTACAATCATTTTATACAttcaaaaaat GTGAAACGAGCTATCGCTGAAGAAGCAAAACAATCAAAAATCTTAGCTTACATAACAGCTCTGAAGAAGCTTTGCAATCATCCAAAG CTGATATACGACACAATAAGAGGTGGAAGTCCAGGGACATCTGGTTTTGAGGACTGCATCCGCTTTTTCCCTCCAGAAATGTTCTCTGGAAG GTGTGGCTCATGGACGGGTGGCGCTGGGTTGTGGGTTGAACTTTCAGGGAAAATGCATGTCTTAGCCCGGCTACTGGCTCAACTTCGTCAGAAAACAGATGATAGGATTGTTTTGGTTTCCAACTACACACAG ACACTGGACCTTTTCTCTCAATTATGCCGTGAAAGGAGATATCCCTTCTTAAGACTTGATGGAACTACATCAATTAGTAAAAGACAGAAGCTAGTTAATCATTTCAATGATCCAGCAAAG GATGAGTTTGCATTTCTGTTGAGCAGCAAGGCTGGAGGTTGCGGTCTTAATTTGATTGGTGGGAACCGTTTGGTTTTATTTGATCCTGACTGGAATCCAGCCAATGACAAACAG GCTGCTGCAAGAGTCTGGAGAGATGGACAAAAGAAGAGGGTCTACATCTATAGGTTTTTGAGTACTGGAACTATTGAAGAAAAG GTTTACCAGCGTCAGATGTCAAAGGAAGGTCTTCAGAAAGTTATTCAGCAGGAACAAACAGATTCTGATATCCAG GGAAACTGTCTCTCAGCAGAAGACCTGCGGGACCTGTTCACATTTCATGATAGTAG GTCTGAGATTCATGAAAAAATGAGCTGCGACCGCTGTCAACCAGATGCAATGATGCCAGATGACAACATCATAGCTGACTTGCACACTCAGGGTCATCAGCCTGATCAAGAGGATATTGGGGGGTTTGCAGGTGTAGCTGGTTGCTTGCATACATTACAAAGCTCAGAGAGGCAG ATAGGAGCTCCCAAGGAAGAGGACTTGGCCAGTTGGGGTCATCATTTTTCCCCAAAATCAGTACCAGATGTAATTTTCCAGTCCGCAGCAGGAGATGAG GTTTCGTTTGTTTTCACTTGCCAAGTGGATGGGAAACTCGTGCCTGTTGAATCAACTGTAAAGTCAAAACAAGAGGTGGAAAATAGAGATTCACCTCATTTCAAAGAAATGCTTATGAGAAAAGCCACATTTTCATCTCCCCGTCAAACACCATCACTAAAGACGTTGTCATCAAGCAAGCTGTCCAGTGAGAAAGAAAACTCATTTCCGAAACAGGATTTGATATTGCAAGCACAATCACAAGCACTGTCAGCATCAACTCCTAGTGGAACTTCTATGAGTACATTCCCTGCATTTTTTAAACCTTTGCAAAAGCCAAGAAGCAAATTAAATAAACCTTTAGAAGATACTAAAATATCCGAGAAGAGCAAACTCTCTTCCGAGAATCTGTTGCCCAAAAAGAGATTAGCTCCTGATTacatatatgatgatgattttgcCTAG
- the IDI1 gene encoding isopentenyl diphosphate isomerase, whose amino-acid sequence MRGIDGNKPMSLTTASASLQFLRRFIASPITSHSSLRLPKSSLLPNNTLPVSSLRCRFRCYSAASTTTMADAISDANMDAVQRRLMFEDECILVDENDHVVGHDTKYNCHLMEKIEAENLLHRAFSVFIFNSKYELLLQQRSATKVTFPLVWTNTCCSHPLYRESELIEENSLGVRNAAQRKLLDELGIPGEDVPVDQFIPLGRILYKAPSDGKWGEHELDYLLFMVREVNMKPNPDEVAEVKYVNREQLKELLRKADAGEEGLKLSPWFRLVVDNFLFKWWDHLEKGTLKEVIDMKTIHKLT is encoded by the exons ATGAGAGGAATTGATGGGAACAAGCCGATGTCGCTGACTACTGCTTCAGCTTCTTTACAATTCTTGCGGAGGTTCATCGCCTCCCCTATAACTTCTCATTCTTCACTCCGGCTACCCAAATCTTCTCTTCTTCCTAATAATACCCTACCTGTTTCCTCTCTCCGTTGCCGTTTCCGGTGCTATTCCGCCGCCTCTACTACAACTATGGCTGATGCTATTTCTGATGCTAATATGGATGCCGTACAGCGCCGTCTCATGTTTGAAGACGA GTGTATTCTGGTGGATGAGAATGACCATGTTGTTGGTCATGACACCAAGTATAATT GTCATTTAATGGAAAAGATTGAAGCTGAAAATTTGCTGCATAGAGCTTTCAGTGTCTTTATATTCAACTCAAAATATGAATTGCTTCTTCAG CAACGATCAGCGACAAAGGTGACCTTTCCTTTGGTATGGACCAACACTTGCTGCAGCCATCCACTATACCGAGAGTCTGAGCTAATTGAGGAGAATTCTCTTG GGGTAAGAAATGCTGCACAAAGGAAGCTTCTCGATGAATTGGGTATTCCAGGTGAAGATGTCCCAGTTGACCAGTTCATTCCATTGGGTCGTATACTTTATAAAGCTCCATCTGACGGGAAGTGGGGAGAGCACGAAC TTGATTATCTACTATTCATGGTCCGTGAAGTTAACATGAAACCTAATCCAGATGAAGTTGCTGAGGTTAAGTACGTGAACAGAGAACAACTGAAAGAGCTTTTGAGGAAAGCAGATGCAGGTGAGGAAGGTCTGAAGCTATCCCCTTGGTTCAGACTTGTCGTTGACAACTTTTTGTTCAAGTGGTGGGATCATCTTGAGAAAGGAACTCTCAAGGAAGTCATTGATATGAAAACCATCCACAAATTGACTTAA